TCCTGATGCAAAGTTTCAAAAGCTTTTCAGCAAAtagcaaaatataaaaacatttcaagaaAGCTCTTTGATTGTAATAGTGATTAAACATTACTTCTCCTATTGAAACCGCGATAACATGTGGCGTGAAGCTCATACCAGAAGATGAAGGCATCAATTGACCTAACCAAtccaaaagaaccaaaaaaaaagaagttcatGGAATCAATAATTGAATGTCTAATTCATAGAGTTTAAGCAGAGCATAATACATAGACAGACAACAAATAAGATCCATTTAAGGAAAGTTTTAAGATTTTCCTACACATCAGGagtaaacaattaaatattttgactttgagaaaacattaaataatcctagttcttgatcttcttgaaacaataaataatggagcttttttttttctcaagattACAAGTTCTAGAGATAGTTGGTTTACCAATTGAAGCCGATCTTTGTTTCTTGCCGGAGCCCGGAGGTCGACCACGGCCACGTTTGTTAGAATTGTTCGGAGTAATGGtcgaaacagaggaagaagacaatgcCAAAGAAACAGAACCGTCTTGTCCGTATTTTCTAGGTCGTCCTCTCTTTCGCTTTATCGGAGTCTCACTCAGAGGCGGAGGAGGAGCAATCATATTAACGCCTATATGATGAGGAAGAGCTCCAGCTGTTGCCGGAGAAGGATCACCATGTAAAGAAGGAGATCCGAACCCAGTGGAGCCTGACCCGAATAAAGAGTTTTGATTAGGTAAGTGACGAAGCccttgttgctgttgctgtGATGATGATCCGTGAAACGTTGGAGGACCAGACCCGGGTAATCCTCTTTGGATATAGTAAGAACCCGACCCGGATAATCCCATTGCATCTCTTCGATCCATTTTTGCATTTACAAGAAAGActctttttgaaactttttttaaagtgaAGTAGAAGATACGGATACAACTTGTGAGAAACCCTAGAGAAAAGATTGTGGCTAGAATTatgagaggagagagaggatAAATGGATAAGAAGAGAAACAGAATCAAAGGTGGAGACTTTATGATGAAGATATAAGCTTGGAGAGAAAGGAACATGCAAAGCTTAATACTAAATACTTTCTCAGGCTTTACTTACTTAAACTacttctctctttcattctttCTCACACCAtaagcaagcaagcaaacaacaaaacaagaaaagcttTTCTCTTCACTTCTATAAACAATGGTTAAGACTTGTTTTAAGggcaatctctctctcttcttgaattttgcttttctcttttcttgatGACAGAaggaaacagaaacaaacaaaaaacctcTAACAgaccctttctctctctctctctctctctcaagcaaAAGCATTTACTGTGAGGATAACAACAATGGgatctttttgtaattttgttttttctcttatttttcgAGTTGGAAATTCAAAATGCTAATGAATAACTGACTTTGACTGTAGGTCTCTATATAGCAACTAGGCATCTGTTATGGCTCATGACTCATTCTTGATCAGGCGCGTGTATCACACATTCATCAACATGTCACTGTTCATTCTTCagaacttaaaacaaatctaacACAGAGCTTTGATGAACAGACTCTTCGTTTTCAAGCTGATGTTACTTCTCTCATTACTGTTCCTTCCCTATATAGACTTGAACTTgattgatcatcatcattggAAATTGATATGAGACAGAAGAGTCTGTGGGAAAGAGTGGAGTCCACGCGCCGGAGAGTGAGAAAAGATATGGCCTGTCTGGTCAGAGAGACTATAGCCCACTGGCTTCCACTATGAGAGCTAGTTTATTTTCGACGAGAGGCtgatgataagaagaagaaatctataAAAATATCTCCTAAAAGGACCCATTGATGGGATGATATAACCTCTCAAGGCCTTTGAGATCTTCCCTATTAGAATAATAGAATCCAACTTTAGTGTACCATGTAATGTGTGACACTGTTTGTATAAGACTTTTGATTAAGACAAACAtgacctttttcttttctttctagaaaCAGTTTCTTTATACGTTTTGTGGAATGTTGTAATAAACCAGAAAAGATATTGGCTTTGACTAATACTATACAATGGTAAATCTTTTGCCCAATATAAACGTACTTGTGTCTTTGTTTTGCTCACctaaaaagttaatttttttcctctctcagAGCAGTGAGGAGCAATATACATTTGACGGAGTTGGGTCGTGTGATTCAACTCAGTTAAAGGAATGACAAGAATAACAGATTAATAGCTGAATCCACATTGATACGAGCAGGTTCGATAGCAAAATCTTGAACTCGAAAAGAAGAGTGATACATAAGAGTATAACCTATTAAAAGGAAGAAGCTAGCTTCAAACTAAAGAGACAAGACAAAGATGACAATGTAGAACAGAGGGTTACGTACAAGTGAAAAGAAAACTGAGGTTCCTTGTCAATTGTCTAGCTCCATAGCCTGAGCAGCTTTAGCTTTAGCAGCTGGAGTCAGTTTcgttttcaatttcttcttgCCAACAGAAAACCCacctgtcttcttcttcccacttCCATCAACCTTGACAACAAAATCAACCAACACACATGTATCATTAACTACTCAAAACAACTTCAGTAAAAGATGGGAATACTCAAGACATAGTCAGATGTTTTTAGTAAGAAGATTCAATATATCATTTTCCCTCTAAAATAAGCTTCTGGTTAACACTATAGACCAGACTGACTCCAAGCAAATTCGATTCTATTAAATCATTTCACCATAGGTAACTCACTAACTAAACAACAGCACCGGTTTGCTACTTAAACTAACACCATGACTATGAACTAAAATATTCAGAATTAAGAGAAAAGAGACAGAAAAGGTTCTTactttcatctttttcttgttcgcatgaagcttcttgatcttcttgtcCTGTAATTCTTTCTCTTCTgcaaatcgaaaaaaaaaaagtcctaaTTTCGTTGAGAACCGATATATACACAATTACACATACATGCTTATTGAACTGAAATCGTTTTAAGAGATAATAAAGAAACGTACTTTGGAGATTGTACTCGTgctgcttcttcctcttggctAAATTGTTCTTCTTCGACATTTTTCTCTTCCACCCAAATTTGGAGATTGTACTCGTTCAGATGCGTATCTCTCTATAAACCCTAAATATCAACGGGAGTCACTAAAACGACTTCGGAGCTTATAGGGTATAGAATTTTATGGGCTAAAAAATATAAGACATTGGTCATTAAGGCCCACATTATAGAAGAAAGCccattaatattaaataaagccCAATGAAGTCACAAAACGATGTCGTGTTTGCCGTCGCACAACTGTTCCAACGACCCTGCTCCAAATCTCACACTTGTTTCCTTTACTTTTTGCACTCTCTGCAATTTTTGCAtgtgtctttgttttctcttcttcttacatcgtcttcttcattgttgtttccaccaaaatccctaaccctaaaacctcgattttcccgccaaaatgtATCAGTCGATGAACCTatccttttcttttaactttaaCCACAGATCCTTTCTCAAACCACGATTATGCTCCGGGATCTCCGCCACCAGACCTCCCAAATCCCTCCATTTCAAATTCAATCCTTCCTGCGCCTCCTCCGCACCCAAATCCGACGATTCATCTCTATCCGACAAGCTTATTTCTCTTCTCAAAGCTGTCCCTAACTGGTCAGACGGCATCAAAGAGAGACGGATGCAGCAGAAACGTACTCTCTACAGTCACGAGAATTGGGTCAGACACAGAAGCTCACTACGGCATCTCCGTCACGTATCTTCCAGTACGTCTTCACGCGTTATATTGTCTTTGATTCCACCTGTTTGCTTCTTCACCACCGTCGCCATCTTGATCGCTTCCTATAACTCCGCCGTGGGTTTGGGCTGGTTGCCTGATTACTTCCCCGTCCTTCGAGCTTCTCCTCTTCCGTATCAGTTGACAGCTCCGGCTTtagctcttcttcttgtgtttcgCACTGAGGCTTCTTATTCGAGGTTTGAACAAGGAAGGAAAGCTTGGGCTAAGATCATTAACGGAACCAATGATTTAGCTAGGCTTGTCATTTCTTCTGTTCGTCATGGCTCCGCTGATGAATTGCTCATCAAAGATTCGCTTTTGCGTTACATTGCTGCTTTCCCTGTGGCGCTTAAGGTAGATCTCGTAGTCGTATCTATGTTTTGTGAAAGAGTTAGGTAGGTAGAGGAAGGTGTTGATTTGTGATCGATTGCAATTTTTGTCATGTGCAGTGTCATGTGATTTATGGTTCAGATATTGCTAGTGATCTTCAGAATGTGATAGACGCTGATGATCTGTCTTTGATTCTTCAATCCAAGCATCGTCCTCGTTGTATCATTCAATTCATTTCTCAGAGCCTTCAGCTACTGAATTTGGACAGTTCAAAGATCGATATGTTGGTATCTTTCTTGAATCTTTATAATCATTCTTGACTGTCATCTCTGAACATAGTTCTGGTTAAGTCTCTTCGTGTGCTCTCCTTAGTTAGTTAATCTCTTTCACAGGAATCAAAGATGATGCAATTACAGGAGGGAATTGGTGTGTGTGAACAGCTAATGGGCATCCCGATACCACTTTCCTACACACGACTAACGTCGAGGTTCTTAGTCTTATGGCATCTTACACTCCCTGTTATCCTCTGGGATGATTGCCACTGGAATGTTGTTCCTGCTACTTTCATTAGCGCTGCATCTCTCTTCTGCATTGAAGAAGTACTTTAAGTTCTTTATCCTTTGCAACATCCCAATTATTCAAAGAATCTTGCTTGCCTTGTAACATCACTCTTGACTTTTTACTTGAAATATCTGCAGGTGGGTGTTCTTATAGAGGAGCCATTCTCTATGCTGGCTTTAGACGAGCTATGTGCCATGGTGGCTAGTAATATTGATGAAGCTGTTGAATCCGAGAAGGTAATAAGCAATCGGATCATCAAGAAGAAAAGGTTCCATGAGATTAAGCACTCATCAAATGGTTGGCATAAACCTTGAAGTAATTAATGACAGTATATATGTACTCTGTGTTGTCATATGTGATGGCTAACTTAGATTTGTTTAAGTATTGAATGTAACACGTATAATGTAATATACTTTTGGTAGGGAAACTTCACCGTGTTAATGTGTATCTTTCTCAGTGTAACTTGTGTGTTGTGTGGTATATGGCATATGCAGTTTATGCTTTTACGGCGGTTATGTTTATGCCCGTTGGTTATTTTTGaggttgttattattaaaaatttaaacataaacGTGAACTTTTGTACTAATTATTTATAGAAGATGATTCCAACAGCTGATTCTCACAGTCAATGTGGGACACTTTTTGTTCTTAAAACATCATAGGAAAGCTAGGAGCGAGACAGCGATACCTGTTCCGAATAAGCTTTGTCGGTGTCAAttgaaactaaacaaaatagaCCTCAATATCAACTTGTACGCAAGTTGAACGTTTTGCACTTTTTGTTCGATGATACTACTTTTCCCGAacataataaaccaaaatagcCAATATAATTCAACTGTTGAGCTTCCCTCCCTTTCAAGTAGTGATCGATAATCCTCAATTGTGGAAGTAATGAATTAATAACAACTATGGCTACCAAAAGATCTTCTTTTCGTAatgtctcttaatttttttaaatgacaaaaTTTACAGAATGATGCTAAACTactaaaattaacaacattAACAGTATAAATAATTCCAGCTGATCCAGGGACAAACAAAACTCTAAAcctgttgatgatgatgatgatgatgatgattcattaCAGTTTCCCCTGTAACGACCAATAAAAAGATCAGAACTTCAGAGGCTTCAAACAGTGAAGCGTAAACAGAGATTCGGATATAATTACCATGCAATTTCTTGACAAACCGCTCAAACTCGACAATGTTATGTCCTTCCATAAGAGCTGGGATCAGTCTACTATAGGCAAATGATGACAACTGCCTTCTATCTGGATCGTTCGGAAACTTTACGCTTTCTAACATTTTGTTATACCCAACTCTATCATGGCAAGGAAGCGAGTTCTCTCGAGCAATTGGTGTATCGCTGTCCCAAGCAGCATTTAGCACCTGCAAAAAATCAAAGTTCAGATTGAGGTTTTGGTGATAACTGACTGATAAGCACAGGCTTAAGAGATCGATATACGATTCCaagtatgttttttgtttacctGCCAAGCTACTGCCTCAGGCTCTCCTAATGCTCCTGAGAAATCATCTGGACGGTTAAGAACTTGCACTTCTCCGGATACAAAACTCAGAGTGGCACCATGCTTCTTAAGTGTAGATGCAATTGCAGCATAACCATCTCGGTTGCTCGGGTTGTAGAACCCAGCGGTTAGCTCAGCAGCATGGCTTGCTGTTCTGTACCACCAGTGGACGTCTGGGAGCTGTTTAAGTCAAATTGTGATAAAACTATGAAAACGAAGTCCAAATTTTCAGGGTTTTCAAATGGCTTAGAACTTTAATCAATCACCTTTGCTGCAATGCAGCTACTGTTGAAAACTAGTTTAGCGAGGGAGAGGATTTGGTCAGCATGGTCTATCAAAACCTGTGAGTACCATTTGAGAAAGAATCTTCCATATAGGCCATCGTAGTCACCTCCATCACAGAAGAAACCAGTTCCCTGCGGCTGGGAATTGTAGGAGCCGGTGTTATCTGGGCCTCGAGCCCAAAAAAGGTGCCCCCTTGAATCTGCTGCCTTTCTCAGGCTCTTCAAAAGATACTTGTCATAACACTGTATTGGTGCAACGGAATGATCATTATGTGGAAGCCAAAGTTAGCTAGCTGGTGAAACTTGGCTATCTCAAGAGTTAGGACTGTTGAGAAGAAATATACCTGAAACTCTCCAACACCTGGATATCGCCACCCGTGTTTTATGGGACAAGAAGGATACCGTAACTCTCCACAGGGGCCTAGTCCAATTTCAACCATAGATATTACACCATCCTCTACAAACTCTGCAAGTTCTATCCGAAAACTTCTCATGTAATCAAAGTACACCTAAAATATATCCACCAAAACCATAAACTGTTTCATGAGTTGgttatttcatatatttgtgATAAACAAGAAGCAAATATTTATGGTTTCTAGGGAGATATATAGATGATAGCTACCAATCATGAGTATGTATACCTCAAGTGCAGTTCTGCCTCTTAGAATACGTTCCTTGTCAATACCCCAAGAAAGGCATTCTGGGTTTCGTCTTCCCTCTCTATCAGTGAAATATATGTCAGGATTGGTTCGCCCTATCTCTGCCACCCAGTGAGGAAGTGGGATGCAAACATCATCACCAACATTGCCTCCACATTCATGAAAGGACATTAGAACCtagcaagaaagaaagaaattggaCACATATGAAACAAATCATTCTAACCACAACCTCATTATGAAAACTGTATCTTAACTAATCATGCACGCAAAAGGCAGACCTGTATCTTAAGATTAAGATCGCGGACCATCTGAAAAAGCTGCCTATAACCATTCCAATTATACTCCTGAGGGGAATGACCCTCAACTATTCCCCACCAACAATCCACTTTAACCCCATCTACATGGATTGACTTCAAAATTCTCAAGTGCTTTAGCAGTCCATCTCGATCAGCCAATTCACACTTCATATTGATAACCCCAAGCTGTTGACATAGAAAAGTAGTTAGTAAGGAGAAATTTCAGGATAAGTATGGGTAAGTGCTAAGATTAAAGTTGCTTACTGGTAACATCACATAAACCGGAACATAAGGAGTGCCAGAGAAATCTTGCTCGGTCAGATTTGGAGGAATCTCTAGAATCTACCAAATAAGAAATGTAGAAGAGAGTCATCAGATTTGAACTCAGAGACGCAAATGGACGTAATCAACCATGCAGTGACAATCTGATAGGTTCTTATGGGTTATTCAGTTTTTGAACAAAGTTTTCTATAAGTTGA
The sequence above is drawn from the Camelina sativa cultivar DH55 chromosome 4, Cs, whole genome shotgun sequence genome and encodes:
- the LOC104783162 gene encoding beta-amylase 7-like, which gives rise to MATDMHKLLGTSEEDDDEDMDMDVKEEDDDHRNRGTTRAASGSSNEEFMFQQSMQDQVGTPGGGGSRRSRPLEEKERTKLRERHRRAITARILGGLRRHGNYNLRVRADINDVIAALAREAGWVVLPDGTTFPSKSQGTKPPGGSSAVAAGSSASYIASQQTSPPALRVVSSVGHRSPVELSSCRMKGVFAPGPSPYDIPPTQSPELVSSVNKADGLVGCSVDVINSKQILEIPPNLTEQDFSGTPYVPVYVMLPLGVINMKCELADRDGLLKHLRILKSIHVDGVKVDCWWGIVEGHSPQEYNWNGYRQLFQMVRDLNLKIQVLMSFHECGGNVGDDVCIPLPHWVAEIGRTNPDIYFTDREGRRNPECLSWGIDKERILRGRTALEVYFDYMRSFRIELAEFVEDGVISMVEIGLGPCGELRYPSCPIKHGWRYPGVGEFQCYDKYLLKSLRKAADSRGHLFWARGPDNTGSYNSQPQGTGFFCDGGDYDGLYGRFFLKWYSQVLIDHADQILSLAKLVFNSSCIAAKLPDVHWWYRTASHAAELTAGFYNPSNRDGYAAIASTLKKHGATLSFVSGEVQVLNRPDDFSGALGEPEAVAWQVLNAAWDSDTPIARENSLPCHDRVGYNKMLESVKFPNDPDRRQLSSFAYSRLIPALMEGHNIVEFERFVKKLHGETVMNHHHHHHHQQV
- the LOC104783159 gene encoding AT-hook motif nuclear-localized protein 9-like, which encodes MFLSLQAYIFIIKSPPLILFLFLSIYPLSPLIILATIFSLGFLTSCIRIFYFTLKKVSKRVFLVNAKMDRRDAMGLSGSGSYYIQRGLPGSGPPTFHGSSSQQQQQGLRHLPNQNSLFGSGSTGFGSPSLHGDPSPATAGALPHHIGVNMIAPPPPLSETPIKRKRGRPRKYGQDGSVSLALSSSSVSTITPNNSNKRGRGRPPGSGKKQRSASIGQLMPSSSGMSFTPHVIAVSIGEDIASKVISFSQQGPRAICVLSTSGAVSTATLLQPSASPGAIKYEGRFEILALSTSYLVATDGSFRNRTGNLSVSLASPDGRVIGGAIGGPLIAASPVQVIVGSFIWAAPKIKTKKREEEASEVVQETDDHQVLDNSNNTISPVPQQPQPSQNLIWSTGSRQMDMRHAHADIDLMRG
- the LOC104783160 gene encoding UPF0187 protein At2g45870, chloroplastic-like isoform X2, with the translated sequence MYQSMNLSFSFNFNHRSFLKPRLCSGISATRPPKSLHFKFNPSCASSAPKSDDSSLSDKLISLLKAVPNWSDGIKERRMQQKRTLYSHENWVRHRSSLRHLRHVSSSTSSRVILSLIPPVCFFTTVAILIASYNSAVGLGWLPDYFPVLRASPLPYQLTAPALALLLVFRTEASYSRFEQGRKAWAKIINGTNDLARLVISSVRHGSADELLIKDSLLRYIAAFPVALKCHVIYGSDIASDLQNVIDADDLSLILQSKHRPRCIIQFISQSLQLLNLDSSKIDMNQR
- the LOC104783160 gene encoding UPF0187 protein At2g45870, chloroplastic-like isoform X1 — encoded protein: MYQSMNLSFSFNFNHRSFLKPRLCSGISATRPPKSLHFKFNPSCASSAPKSDDSSLSDKLISLLKAVPNWSDGIKERRMQQKRTLYSHENWVRHRSSLRHLRHVSSSTSSRVILSLIPPVCFFTTVAILIASYNSAVGLGWLPDYFPVLRASPLPYQLTAPALALLLVFRTEASYSRFEQGRKAWAKIINGTNDLARLVISSVRHGSADELLIKDSLLRYIAAFPVALKCHVIYGSDIASDLQNVIDADDLSLILQSKHRPRCIIQFISQSLQLLNLDSSKIDMLESKMMQLQEGIGVCEQLMGIPIPLSYTRLTSRFLVLWHLTLPVILWDDCHWNVVPATFISAASLFCIEEVGVLIEEPFSMLALDELCAMVASNIDEAVESEKVISNRIIKKKRFHEIKHSSNGWHKP